AAAATAGACTTTGAACCATAATTTACAATCTTTTATCAAGACTTATGAATAAGAAGGAAAGCAAATCCGGTTTGCCCTGCTGTTGTAACGTACAATAAGACTATTCTGTTGAACGTGGCAAAGTAAGACaatgttctgttttcattttgaatcatACTCTGAGACAACATCACATCTGAAAACCTTTGTGCATTTTAATCAAACTAATAAAGATAATCCTTTTTTGGGGGAGTAAAGTTCATattgcaaagaaaacaaaagcagaactCACGTCCAAATACAAAGAGATATTAGATGCCATCAAAACCTGAGTTTTGTGGGCATTTATGTCATCATGATAAAGTAAATTTGCATTTGCTCATTTCAAGAGTATCAAACACTGCCAGCAAAAATGTAGCATTACGGTcgttataaaaacaaatcttatcTCCACGTatgacaaaaacatgtaaactttgtgtgtctgcatccaACTGAAGATTGCAGCTCAGAGTATGGTCTGTCAGTCAATACAAGTGTGAGTTCAAAATCGATCCTGGCTGGGTAGTATAAAACACGCAGTGCTTCAGCTGCTATGCCGATGCTCCATGGCTGCACCGTAACACAAATAAACTGGAAAATAAGACTGGGAGGCAGTGCTTGGCTGCTTCAGCAATATCCTGTCAGCCGACTGCAGCTGAGGGCTGTGTTGGCCTTAGAGGATGGAGAGTGGCAGAGCTGGTTTTTCCTGATCCGATGATGAGCTGGTGTGCAAGTTTTTCCCAGGACAACACGACTGTAGCTCAGCTCCTGTTTGTAACGCAGTGAGCGGAGGATACAAGGTTCACAATCCTGACATCACAACAGCTTGTGGTTCACAATCTCCCAAACCATCCTCCTCCTGAAGTAGggcatgtgtttctgtgaatgaGAAGAGCCGTATTCAGGACACACTCATGATGACTTCACCAGATgaatctctgctgctgctgtttgggattacctgtgtgaatgtgattggCTTGTCTTTGGTAATGTAGTCTGCATATTTGCACGTGAACATTCCACAGTCGCTACCGTTCATCTGCTGAGGAATTTCCTgacagataaagaaataaaaatgttactAACCCACTGTGCAAAAATTGTATTAACCTGCTGTGACAGCACATATGACCAACACAGACATTTACTACTTTACCAACTGCTGAGATTCTGCTTTGAAAATTAATTCTTTcagcacttttttaaaaacaaacctccAGTGTCATGAGACTATTTACTCTTGAACAACAGCCGCATTGACAGATTTTGTAAAAgagtttcaacaagttaaattttAGACTTTATTAAACCTAAAAAGTGGACTGCTCCTTAAATAAAACCAGCCCAAAATGGACTGAATTGACCGACTGATCAGCTGAGACTGGAATATTTAATGGTACGTTTCCACAGACGCAGTGTTTGATGCTGGGATACACGTTCTTTTCTATATTGGACTCTTGATGGATGTGCCAATGAAACAAAGTGGGCTGTATGTCAACAGATGACTGATAGGCTTTCCCTTCACATATAGTGCTGGAGggagcccccccccacacacacaaggccCATTATTTATCCAAGCTCCCCGAGAcgttttcttcttctgaatTTACGCATTCAAATGTGTACAAATGCTGAACAGGCTGTTAAGGACCTTGAGGCTGATTTGTGATATTGGACAACATGAACTTTAACAACATAGCATCacatgacaaataataaaaacagtcaacTAGAAGCTCTCATCcttggtgtgtgtttgacttACGCTGGGCTTTTTGCTGTGTAGAGTCCAACCTGAGGTATCCAGCTCTTTGCCCTTTTTGTCCTTACTTTCCTGCAGCAGATAGTCactgcagaaaatgttttttattttttatttctatataaCTTAATGGcacataaataatatatttttgctTTGATGTTTCAATTAGCTCTCCTCATATTTATCtctttcaacaaacaaacaattctgATGCAGAAACTTACAACAATATCCTGCATGCTTTATCGTTGTTCCTTCCCATTGAATCAAAGTACACGACAACCTTTTTCCTGAAATCCACCACCTGAGCGAAAAAAGACGAAGAAACAATTagcaaaagagaaataaaataaaaactttcttCCACATTCACAATTATGGTCATTAAGACTTACAGAGAGGCACCAGTGCACCCCCAAGTGGACAGGAACCAACAGGATGTCTTTAGAAAAGATGTCCGTCTTTTTGGTCCAGCGGCGGACAGCCGGGTAGCCGCTCCTGCACAGCTTCGGATAGAAAAAGGTGTTGAACGTATTCACTGACGGGAGTTTGGGGTTCTTGCTGCGCTCGACCAGCAGGTTCATGTAAAAGTTGATCACCTGAGAGATTGAAGAAGGAGAGTTTCAATGAACTGGACAATTGCTCAACAAATATTACCATGGTCAAGCTTTTTTAATAGGGCTGCccgatattaggaaaacaggTGTCCAGAGTGATTATTATTAGTTTACAGTTTTTGCCTGAGGATCATGTGTACTCACTTCATCGTTCAGCCAGTTGAGGTTGCTTAGGGTGTGCAGATCTTTGCGTGTAAGCTTCAGACCAAAACCTTCACTTAACACTTCTTGAAGGCTACTTGCTCTTAGCACCCTGCTCACCTCAGCCTCCATTTcctgaacagaaacacacaacacatgtaaaATTAGATATTGCTGATACTATATTTCAATGTGTACAATTTGCTTTATATAGCACTTATTATCAGCCTGAataaatttacaataaaaccaAATTTCACCCAACAGCACCATTCAGGAAAACCATTAATACGTCTTGACTTCAACTGCATTTCTTCGTTTTTAACTTTGATgttattgctttttattttattactacaagaaaaaaaataggCCTGTGTCAGTGAAGTGCATAACAgcatttctattttttaaaagcagaaataacATTCAGAAACAAAATCTTCTAAGTGAGAGCAAGTCTATTTGGGTGAAGCATCGGAATAAAGTCAGGAATATAAATGATACAACATTAATACCTCTGTCAGTTCAGGGAATTCTGGTTTCTCTTCCACAAGCTTTGGCTCTTCTATCACAGCAGTCAAAGGAACCTCCTTTTCCAAAGGAACTCGAATATGAACCTCCACATCTGGGCTGCGTTGCCCCTCGTCAGACAGGCGCTGGGAACCAGTAACAATATGACAGCTTAATGGAGGTAACAGGTGGTCAAAAAACAATGGTCATGATACAGGTGAACGTGAAAGAGGGCTTCAGTGATGAAGAGTCACCTGTCGCAGCAGCTGGGCAGCCAGGGCCTCCTGCTCTTCTATCTGTCTCCGCCTTTCTCTCGCCCGAGAGTCGTACATACTCGTtctacagagacaaaaaaaaaaaaacacgtttacTTTGTGGCTATATTCTCTACAATATCAGTAAATAATGAATCAATTGCTTAGTCAgagattaaatgtattttttgtgcaCTTACAATTCTTTGATCCATAACTCAGCTTGGAAACATGGCACACTGTAAAGACAGATCAATATGTTATGAGTAGAAACACTGACTTGACTCAAAGCTCTGCTGACTGGAGGCTTTGTTCTTACACCACCTCACCTACATGTTGTGTTCATACAAATAATTCAACATTATTAATTCAGATGTCTATGTCTTTGACCAAGCTtgcattacatttattattaaccACAGTGAAATGTAGCTCATCAGAGCAAAATTACCAATACTAACCTTGAGCCGTCTTGCTTTTTACCCTTCTGCTCATTGATAATAATTACAGAGTCACCATCATGAGCTAGAAGAGAAGACGAGGACATTACAACTCAAAAAGAAACTCAAAAACAAGCTAACATTCAATTCACTTATGCAGAGTTTTTCCAGGCCGAAAATTAGGTGTGGTGGTACTGAGccgtcagagagagagggaagagtgagcagcggagtcagtgtgtgtgcatggcccTGTCACCTTTCCCTCAACttctgggactatcatacagCCGCTAAACAATTTGTCCCGGGAGAAAATATGATCAAAGTGTTGAAGAATTTTGTCGGGAGGGGGAGGTGGCCGCCTCgcaattctctatgcaggaaaaaccctgttTAGATGTTCCATTTTCATAACCTCTATATTAAGTTTAAACTCAAGTATCTTACCTGATGACTGTGTGTCCTGAGAAGAGTTATCCTGCAGAGCAGATGGGGAGGAAGCTGACGTAAGAGTAGCTGCTCGGCTGGAGCTGATGTCAGTGTCCAGCGACCACATCTGGATCCCTGGTCTGCTCGAGGTCCCCACTGGGCTGGGGAGGTTGCTTGAGCTCTGGCTTGACATCCCTCTTGGGCTGGGTGGGCCGCTGGTTCCCTCTGAAGTTCCTCCCGCTGCTGATCCAGTAGGGGACGAGAGCTGTAACAGTCTGCGGCTGGTGCTCAGGAAGCTGGTGCTGATGAGAGGAAGACTTACTTTACTACgcatatactgtaaatgtattCACAAATACATTACATGAAATGAATTATTGTTGTTGCCATGCACAACACTTGCTGCTGCAAAGCT
The sequence above is drawn from the Hippoglossus hippoglossus isolate fHipHip1 chromosome 7, fHipHip1.pri, whole genome shotgun sequence genome and encodes:
- the si:dkey-21c19.3 gene encoding sentrin-specific protease 1; translated protein: MLNKIYGWIETSFANLRNGVPAEEHSDARRAPGDGPMRRKRPIECLDDGHNADQDGLIIKKSRMGDIIDSVKTAAEGVKSHSSNVAAWMKITVTPTFRNMLPASPGPPPGESQPSTSAAAWAGRPVAERNSLNETFAAPSTTLEWKTTKSEWLRNEKSIMGTKLCRRQVCMSPTHREVPKTNGHSVNLPPFVTPKLQPSPRLGRPLNLRPFGTPSLCTGMGTASSSCTSMYEKTFPIKVMQSPTHSTSSGRIDRAKPRCTAQESVCEEEKEVYRQLLTMVSGGQSSFIHNGSSHATVRSHRDFTSFLSTSRRLLQLSSPTGSAAGGTSEGTSGPPSPRGMSSQSSSNLPSPVGTSSRPGIQMWSLDTDISSSRAATLTSASSPSALQDNSSQDTQSSAHDGDSVIIINEQKGKKQDGSSVPCFQAELWIKELTSMYDSRARERRRQIEEQEALAAQLLRQRLSDEGQRSPDVEVHIRVPLEKEVPLTAVIEEPKLVEEKPEFPELTEEMEAEVSRVLRASSLQEVLSEGFGLKLTRKDLHTLSNLNWLNDEVINFYMNLLVERSKNPKLPSVNTFNTFFYPKLCRSGYPAVRRWTKKTDIFSKDILLVPVHLGVHWCLSVVDFRKKVVVYFDSMGRNNDKACRILFDYLLQESKDKKGKELDTSGWTLHSKKPSEIPQQMNGSDCGMFTCKYADYITKDKPITFTQKHMPYFRRRMVWEIVNHKLL